A genomic stretch from Astatotilapia calliptera chromosome 4, fAstCal1.2, whole genome shotgun sequence includes:
- the LOC113020517 gene encoding hemoglobin embryonic subunit alpha-like — translation MLSPVYPQTKTYFSHWKDLSPGSDPVRKHGATVMAAVTDAVSKIDDLIGALLSLSELHAFTLRVDPANFKVLSHNLLVVLSTTFPNDFTPEVHVAIDKFLTAVALALSEKYR, via the exons atgctgtctccag TGTACCCCCAGACCAAGACTTACTTCTCCCACTGGAAGGACCTGAGTCCCGGTTCTGACCCGGTGAGGAAGCACGGAGCAACCGTGATGGCTGCAGTTACTGATGCTGTCAGCAAAATTGATGATCTGATCGGAGCTCTTCTGAGCCTCAGTGAGCTGCACGCCTTCACTCTGAGAGTGGACCCTGCAAACTTCAAG GTTCTCTCTCACAACCTCCTTGTGGTCCTGTCCACCACATTCCCCAACGACTTCACCCCCGAGGTCCACGTGGCTATTGACAAGTTCCTGACTGCGGTGGCGCTTGCCCTGTCTGAAAAGTACCGATAA
- the LOC113020511 gene encoding hemoglobin subunit beta-like — MVVWTDFERTTIKDIFSKIDYAVVGQAAFSRCLIVYPWTQRYFGGFGNLYNAAAITSNPRVASHGKVIMEALEKAVKDMDNIKATYAELSALHSEKLQVDPDNFMLLGDCLTIVVASQLRKNFTAEVHAAFQKFLAVVVSSLRRQYY, encoded by the exons ATGGTTGTGTGGACAGACTTTGAGCGCACCACGATCAAGGACATCTTCTCCAAGATTGACTATGCGGTCGTTGGACAAGCAGCTTTTTCCAG GTGTCTGATTGTCTATCCCTGGACTCAGAGGTATTTCGGTGGATTTGGAAACCTCTACAATGCTGCTGCCATCACATCAAATCCAAGGGTTGCGTCTCATGGAAAAGTCATCATGGAAGCTCTGGAAAAAGCAGTGAAGGACATGGACAACATCAAGGCCACATATGCAGAGCTGAGCGCGCTGCACTCTGAGAAACTGCAGGTGGACCCTGACAATTTCATG CTCCTGGGTGACTGCTTGACCATTGTGGTTGCTTCTCAATTGCGTAAAAACTTCACTGCTGAGGTCCATGCAGCTTTCCAGAAGTTCCTGGCAGTGGTGGTGTCCTCCCTCAGAAGACAGTACTACTAG
- the LOC113020516 gene encoding hemoglobin embryonic subunit alpha-like, protein MSLSAKDKEIVKAFWAKVSGRADNIGGDAVARMLTVYPQTKTYFSHWKDLSPSSAPVRKHGGMVAATITDAVNKIDDLAGSLLTLSELHAFTLRVDPANFKILAQNILVVLATMFPVDFTPEVHMALDKFLAALARALSVKYR, encoded by the exons ATGAGTCTTTCTGCTAAGGACAAGGAGATAGTCAAGGCCTTTTGGGCTAAAGTGTCGGGAAGGGCGGATAACATTGGCGGTGACGCTGTTGCCag GATGCTGACAGTGTACCCTCAGACCAAGACTTACTTCTCCCACTGGAAGGACCTGAGCCCCAGCTCTGCCCCAGTGAGGAAACACGGAGGAATGGTGGCAGCTACAATAACCGATGCTGTGAACAAAATCGACGACCTGGCAGGGAGTCTTCTTACCCTCAGTGAGCTGCATGCTTTCACTCTGCGAGTGGACCCTGCAAACTTCAAG ATTCTTGCTCAGAACATCCTGGTGGTTCTGGCCACTATGTTCCCCGTCGACTTCACCCCTGAGGTCCATATGGCTTTAGACAAGTTCCTGGCTGCCTTGGCTCGTGCCCTGTCTGTGAAATACCGATAA
- the LOC113020514 gene encoding hemoglobin embryonic subunit alpha-like, with translation MTSLSAKDKDTVKAFWAKVAGKEEQIGCDAVSRMLTVYPQTKTYFSHWKDLRPGSAPVKKHGATVMTAVTDAVSKIDDLTGGLLSLSELHAFTLRVDPANFKVLAHNLLVVLATVFPNDFTPEVHVAMDKFLAAVARALSEKYR, from the exons ATGACCAGTCTTTCTGCTAAGGACAAGGACACAGTCAAAGCCTTTTGGGCTAAGGTGGCTGGAAAGGAGGAACAAATCGGCTGTGatgctgtctccag GATGCTGACAGTGTACCCTCAGACCAAGACTTACTTCTCCCACTGGAAGGACCTGCGCCCCGGCTCTGCCCCGGTGAAGAAGCACGGAGCAACCGTGATGACTGCAGTTACTGATGCTGTCAGCAAAATTGATGATCTCACCGGTGGTCTTCTCAGCCTCAGTGAGCTGCACGCCTTCACTCTGAGAGTGGACCCTGCTAACTTCAAG GTTCTTGCTCACAACCTCCTCGTGGTCCTGGCCACCGTGTTTCCCAACGATTTCACTCCTGAGGTCCACGTGGCGATGGACAAGTTCCTGGCTGCTGTGGCTCGTGCATTGTCTGAGAAATACCGTTAA
- the LOC113020520 gene encoding hemoglobin subunit beta-A-like, with protein MVEWTDAERSAIINLWGKIDVGEIGAQALSRLLIVYPWGQRYFQAFGDLSTNAAIMGNPKVAQHGRTVMGGLENAVKNLDNIKQTYAKLSVMHSEKLHVDPDNFRVLAECISLCVAAKFGPSVFTAEVQEAWQKFLCVVVSALGRQYH; from the exons ATGGTCGAGTGGACAGATGCTGAGCGCAGTGCCATCATAAACCTGTGGGGAAAGATTGATGTGGGGGAAATCGGTGCCCAGGCCCTCTCCAG GCTTCTGATTGTGTACCCGTGGGGTCAGAGATACTTCCAAGCCTTTGGAGACCTGTCCACCAATGCCGCCATTATGGGAAACCCCAAAGTGGCACAGCACGGAAGGACCGTGATGGGTGGTCTGGAAAATGCTGTGAAGAACTTGGACAACATCAAGCAGACCTACGCCAAACTGAGCGTTATGCACTCCGAGAAACTCCACGTGGATCCCGATAACTTCAGG gTGCTCGCTGAATGCATCAGCCTGTGCGTTGCCGCTAAGTTTGGTCCCAGCGTCTTCACCGCTGAGGTCCAGGAAGCCTGGCAGAAGTTTTTGTGCGTGGTCGTTTCTGCCCTGGGTAGACAGTACCACTAA
- the LOC113020512 gene encoding hemoglobin subunit beta-like, translating to MVVWTDFERTTIQDIFSKIDYAVVGQAAFSRCLIVYPWTQRYFGGFGNLYNAAAITSNPRVASHGKVIMEALEKAVKDMNNIKATYAELSALHSEKLQVDPDNFMLLGHCLTIVVASQLGKAFTPEVHAAFQKFLAVVVSSLRKQYY from the exons ATGGTTGTGTGGACAGACTTTGAGCGCACCACGATCCAGGACATCTTCTCCAAGATCGACTATGCGGTCGTTGGGCAAGCAGCTTTTTCCAG GTGTCTGATTGTCTACCCCTGGACTCAGAGGTATTTCGGTGGATTTGGAAACCTCTACAATGCTGCTGCCATCACATCAAATCCAAGGGTTGCGTCTCATGGAAAAGTCATCATGGAAGCTCTGGAAAAAGCCGTGAAGGACATGAACAACATCAAGGCCACATATGCAGAGCTGAGCGCGCTGCACTCTGAGAAACTGCAGGTGGACCCTGACAATTTCATG CTCCTGGGTCACTGCCTGACCATTGTGGTTGCTTCCCAGCTGGGTAAAGCCTTCACTCCTGAGGTACACGCAGCTTTTCAGAAGTTCCTGGCAGTGGTGGTGTCCTCCCTCAGAAAGCAGTACTACTAG
- the LOC113020518 gene encoding hemoglobin cathodic subunit beta-like has protein sequence MVKWTELERSTVKAIWEKIDIDEIGSQIWARVLIVYPWTERYFGSFGDLFTITAILKNDKVAAHGRMVLTALDKAVNNMDNMKRTYADLSRLHFQKLEVDPDSFRLLADCITITIACKLKSALSPQSQAIWQKFISAVVDAMSSQYR, from the exons ATGGTTAAGTGGACGGAACTGGAGCGCAGCACTGTGAAAGCTATCTGGGAAAAAATTGATATCGATGAGATTGGGTCACAAATTTGGGCAAG AGTCTTGATAGTCTACCCCTGGACTGAGCGATATTTTGGTTCTTTTGGAGATCTCTTCACCATCACTGCTATTTTGAAAAACGACAAAGTGGCGGCTCATGGAAGGATGGTGCTGACGGCTCTGGACAAAGCAGTGAACAACATGGACAACATGAAACGGACGTATGCTGATCTGAGCCGGTTGCATTTTCAGAAACTCGAAGTGGACCCTGATAGCTTCAGG ctgTTGGCAGACTGTATCACTATCACAATCGCATGCAAACTCAAGTCAGCCCTGAGCCCCCAGAGTCAAGCTATCTGGCAGAAGTTTATATCTGCTGTGGTCGACGCTATGAGCAGTCAGTACCGCTGA
- the LOC113020513 gene encoding hemoglobin subunit beta-like — protein MVVWTDFERTAIQDIFSKIDYAVVGQAAFSRCLIVYPWTQRYFGGFGNLYNAAAITSNPRVASHGKVIMEALEKAVKDMNNIKATYAELSALHSEKLQVDPDNFMLLGHCLTIVVASQLSKAFTPEVHAAFQKFLAVVVSSLRKQYY, from the exons ATGGTTGTGTGGACAGACTTTGAGCGCACCGCGATCCAGGACATCTTCTCCAAGATCGACTATGCGGTCGTTGGGCAAGCAGCTTTTTCCAG GTGTCTGATTGTCTACCCCTGGACTCAGAGGTATTTCGGTGGATTTGGAAACCTCTACAATGCTGCTGCCATCACATCAAATCCAAGGGTTGCGTCTCATGGAAAAGTCATCATGGAAGCTCTGGAAAAAGCCGTGAAGGACATGAACAACATCAAGGCCACATATGCAGAGCTGAGCGCGCTGCACTCTGAGAAACTGCAGGTGGACCCTGACAATTTCATG CTCCTGGGTCACTGCCTGACCATTGTGGTTGCTTCCCAGCTGAGTAAAGCCTTCACTCCTGAGGTACACGCAGCTTTCCAGAAGTTCCTGGCAGTGGTGGTGTCCTCCCTCAGAAAGCAGTACTACTAG